Proteins encoded by one window of Neptunomonas phycophila:
- a CDS encoding toxin VasX, with translation MANNSKNGIEAVNQCIFQSDNIRKANTISVPSPKAAQSPNMKGTGCTILGQGKPAEFSQIDQNIIPIFPVRFAISGDALLDLRDGKPVPPIPTSLHDMTDHQLLRIRRGYIFIIDDQNRWHIFWYETNWKDNNAVTRVARSADSNEKKAKRLQGRAPYSFNKVKWQDKVYSRGPWDLDLEDRIYPFAFVRNDVSTCWIAYSEERWPSFIFERLEVDIALREKLMTKLDTKSRNGKHCAPLEELGRYAHNFKNKNIDYVNYDNYQVENVFRYTSIADESIKFVTQYAAAGKGVLATIYDPTANHLDINKLISSQEYIAQKFADEYKYPITIGNLIRQLQTEKDDYKYLEDSADEKLKGSYSGSDHTVYSPQREKERREQYKLDKANDHNRQRREQTWLEKWMKEDALHTDFDREFGKFEDVFKRHDEISKNLEKALITITEWDGIGSLHYFGNAIKDIKKLEINSFDSSEIVKYISVYYLSSLKQLKDTLIGSEFIKNLLSKLYDSKDEQKKESNKIAIDYKKIRGQLEYFKIAMSYIKEQSYVWALENNNQTSSNDRLSISIGGNFKVVLSAIYTEIGHVLSYRFFRHNSAQERYDVLDWMIHNTTSSVSVGSENLLNTMRNYFQDTALEGGSQSHKARVSTSGSLIIKSGMSGEQRTQLPHKIAEVKNYYAKIDLSLDNESIDNFTTNANYSIAQNGVGLFLCSLTLMANMQNYNAANRSKTQAGRISSDPRVVMAHAFSEGIGTAYGLKLDLAAKAATRTEMTASAAQRFFSSSQAKKVLGSKLDEFAAATADDIAQYSGQLNRGVGYVVGQNMIRGISVVGVLLSLGQAWESIKNEDKTALTGHSLVAIANVALMFSSLLGPVGFAVAIGVLVIGTVMSFMGYDDIEKWIKDSFWGISDKYWAMERREIPFLITRSSQGLLNKVSKKFVCTEESSEDLRLNEIIRDTFERELRWHYDLSVKLELRYLDYNIIEVNCGSIIYEEDISSVNYRVYGFVTQEFSSLGVLKDLEYADKLREVNAVILDGKITYIEKSIATIHFNINERAAKRLKSEGERLEYEAEVTMKQLHGNELNKRIRFTIKI, from the coding sequence ATGGCAAACAACAGTAAAAACGGAATTGAGGCTGTTAATCAGTGCATATTTCAATCTGATAATATACGGAAAGCTAATACAATTAGCGTCCCATCACCTAAGGCGGCTCAATCACCCAATATGAAGGGGACAGGGTGTACCATTTTGGGTCAAGGAAAACCCGCAGAATTTTCACAAATAGACCAGAACATTATACCTATTTTCCCAGTTCGCTTTGCCATAAGCGGTGATGCACTCCTCGACCTTCGTGATGGCAAGCCTGTCCCCCCCATTCCCACAAGCTTGCATGACATGACGGATCACCAGTTATTGCGTATACGTCGTGGTTATATTTTCATCATAGATGATCAAAACCGTTGGCATATTTTTTGGTATGAAACTAACTGGAAAGATAATAACGCAGTAACACGCGTTGCAAGGAGCGCAGACTCGAACGAAAAAAAAGCAAAGAGATTACAAGGACGTGCCCCATACTCTTTCAACAAGGTCAAATGGCAAGATAAAGTATATTCAAGAGGACCATGGGATCTTGATCTAGAGGACCGAATTTACCCGTTTGCTTTTGTCCGCAATGATGTATCTACCTGTTGGATTGCCTACAGTGAAGAACGTTGGCCTTCTTTTATATTTGAACGCTTAGAAGTGGATATAGCGTTACGTGAAAAATTAATGACGAAACTTGATACTAAGTCTCGTAACGGGAAACACTGCGCTCCTCTAGAAGAGCTAGGTAGATATGCTCATAACTTTAAAAACAAAAATATTGACTACGTTAATTATGATAATTATCAAGTCGAAAATGTATTTCGCTATACCAGTATTGCAGATGAATCGATAAAATTTGTCACTCAATACGCCGCTGCCGGGAAAGGCGTGCTTGCAACTATTTATGACCCTACTGCAAATCATTTAGATATTAATAAACTGATATCCAGTCAGGAATACATAGCTCAGAAGTTTGCGGATGAATATAAATATCCAATCACTATTGGGAACCTTATAAGACAGCTACAAACAGAAAAAGACGATTATAAGTACCTAGAAGATTCAGCTGATGAAAAGCTTAAAGGCAGTTATAGTGGATCAGATCATACTGTGTATTCTCCACAAAGAGAGAAGGAGAGACGGGAACAATATAAATTAGATAAAGCTAATGACCATAACCGACAACGACGTGAACAAACATGGCTTGAAAAATGGATGAAAGAAGATGCCTTACATACGGACTTTGATAGAGAGTTCGGCAAGTTTGAAGATGTATTTAAACGGCATGATGAAATATCAAAGAACCTAGAAAAAGCACTTATTACTATTACAGAATGGGATGGTATTGGAAGCCTTCATTATTTTGGTAACGCAATTAAAGACATTAAAAAATTAGAGATTAACAGCTTCGACTCTTCTGAAATCGTAAAATACATATCCGTTTATTACCTGAGCAGTTTAAAGCAATTAAAAGACACGCTTATCGGATCGGAGTTTATCAAAAATTTACTTTCAAAATTATATGATAGCAAGGATGAACAGAAAAAAGAAAGTAATAAAATTGCAATTGATTATAAAAAAATAAGAGGGCAGCTGGAATACTTTAAAATTGCTATGAGCTACATTAAAGAGCAGTCGTATGTATGGGCTCTTGAAAACAATAATCAAACTTCTTCAAATGATAGACTCTCCATTTCAATTGGCGGAAATTTTAAAGTTGTATTAAGTGCAATTTATACAGAGATAGGGCATGTATTAAGTTATCGTTTTTTTAGACACAACAGTGCTCAAGAACGATATGATGTATTAGACTGGATGATCCATAACACGACAAGTTCGGTTTCAGTCGGTAGTGAAAACCTGTTGAATACCATGCGTAACTACTTTCAAGACACAGCGCTTGAGGGTGGTAGCCAATCGCATAAAGCACGAGTAAGCACCAGTGGGAGCTTAATTATCAAAAGTGGTATGTCAGGAGAGCAAAGAACTCAACTGCCTCACAAAATTGCGGAAGTTAAAAACTATTACGCAAAAATAGATCTATCACTCGATAATGAGAGCATCGATAACTTCACGACCAACGCTAATTACTCGATTGCACAAAATGGGGTAGGTCTATTCTTATGCTCGCTCACGCTTATGGCTAACATGCAAAACTACAATGCCGCCAACCGATCCAAAACCCAAGCGGGTCGAATTAGTAGTGATCCTAGAGTGGTCATGGCCCATGCCTTTTCAGAAGGTATTGGTACGGCCTACGGGTTAAAATTAGATCTTGCAGCTAAAGCAGCGACAAGAACAGAGATGACCGCCAGCGCTGCCCAACGGTTCTTTAGTAGCTCGCAGGCAAAAAAAGTACTTGGGTCAAAGTTAGATGAATTTGCTGCAGCCACGGCTGATGACATAGCACAATACTCCGGCCAGCTAAATCGTGGTGTTGGTTATGTTGTCGGCCAAAATATGATTCGTGGTATATCAGTGGTCGGCGTATTACTTTCTCTTGGTCAGGCGTGGGAATCAATTAAGAATGAAGATAAAACGGCGTTAACGGGCCATAGCTTAGTCGCCATTGCTAACGTTGCGCTAATGTTTTCTAGCTTACTTGGACCGGTCGGTTTTGCTGTTGCTATAGGCGTACTGGTTATTGGTACCGTCATGAGCTTTATGGGATATGATGATATCGAGAAATGGATAAAGGATTCCTTTTGGGGGATATCGGATAAATATTGGGCCATGGAAAGAAGAGAGATACCATTCTTAATTACCCGATCCTCACAAGGGCTATTAAATAAAGTAAGTAAAAAATTTGTTTGTACCGAAGAAAGTTCTGAGGATCTTAGGCTAAATGAAATTATACGAGATACTTTTGAAAGAGAACTTCGTTGGCATTATGACTTATCTGTTAAACTTGAGCTCAGATACTTGGATTATAATATCATTGAGGTTAATTGTGGCTCAATCATATATGAAGAAGATATTAGTAGTGTTAATTACAGAGTTTATGGATTTGTTACGCAAGAATTTTCTAGCTTGGGCGTATTAAAAGACTTGGAATATGCAGATAAGTTGAGAGAGGTAAATGCCGTCATACTTGATGGAAAAATAACTTATATTGAGAAATCGATCGCTACAATTCACTTTAATATAAATGAAAGGGCTGCAAAGCGACTTAAGTCTGAAGGGGAGCGTCTAGAGTATGAGGCTGAAGTAACTATGAAACAGCTTCATGGAAATGAATTAAATAAAAGAATAAGGTTTACTATAAAAATATGA
- a CDS encoding 8-oxoguanine deaminase: protein MTLSTGALWIKNPLAIFASQGEDVSGGIVIHDGKIVELVAGGQQPTTAYDQTYEASRHVVLPGLINTHHHFYQTLTRAYPDALNKELFPWLKTLYPLWAGLEPEMLKVATTLAMAELMLSGCTLAADHHYLFPNGMEEAIDAQVEAVNALGIRAMLTRGSMSLGEDDGGLPPQSTVQTEQQIIDDSERLIQRYHQRGEGATVQIALAPCSPFSVTPEIMKASALLAERNDVRLHTHLAETIDEETFCLQRFGMRTVDYLESVGWLSNRTWLAHGIHFDDDEIKRLGAAGVGICHCPTSNMMLASGIARVKELEAAGAPVGLGVDGSASNDGSNMIQEVRQALYLQRLRYGSSSVTHFDAYRWATAGSAKVLGRNDVGVIAVGMQADLALFTLDEMRFSGSHDPLAALLLCGAHKADRVMVAGQWTVVNGEIPGLDTQQLIADHSQMAKRLAEKHNL, encoded by the coding sequence ATGACGCTCAGTACAGGCGCATTATGGATTAAAAATCCGCTCGCTATTTTCGCAAGCCAAGGCGAAGACGTGAGCGGCGGTATTGTTATTCACGACGGTAAAATTGTTGAGCTGGTGGCTGGCGGCCAGCAACCTACGACGGCGTATGATCAAACCTATGAAGCAAGTCGTCATGTGGTTTTGCCCGGGTTGATCAATACGCATCACCACTTTTACCAAACACTCACGCGTGCTTACCCTGACGCGTTGAATAAAGAGCTATTCCCGTGGCTTAAAACCTTGTATCCATTGTGGGCTGGCTTAGAGCCAGAGATGCTAAAGGTAGCCACCACGCTAGCGATGGCTGAGTTGATGCTATCAGGCTGTACTTTAGCGGCTGATCATCACTACTTGTTTCCCAACGGTATGGAAGAGGCCATCGATGCGCAGGTGGAGGCCGTCAATGCACTAGGCATCCGCGCCATGCTCACACGAGGTTCTATGAGCTTAGGTGAAGACGACGGTGGTCTACCGCCGCAGTCGACTGTGCAAACGGAACAGCAGATTATTGATGATAGTGAGCGTCTCATTCAGCGCTATCACCAACGAGGTGAAGGCGCGACAGTACAAATTGCTTTAGCACCGTGCTCGCCCTTCTCTGTGACACCAGAGATCATGAAAGCTAGCGCATTGCTAGCGGAACGTAACGACGTTCGGTTGCATACGCATCTGGCTGAAACGATTGATGAAGAAACATTCTGCCTGCAACGTTTTGGAATGCGTACGGTAGACTACCTAGAAAGTGTCGGCTGGTTATCGAACCGAACCTGGCTCGCGCATGGTATACACTTCGATGATGATGAGATAAAGCGCCTAGGGGCCGCGGGAGTCGGTATCTGCCACTGCCCTACCTCCAACATGATGCTTGCCTCGGGGATTGCGCGCGTTAAAGAACTTGAAGCCGCAGGGGCACCCGTAGGGTTGGGTGTGGATGGCTCGGCCTCCAATGATGGATCGAATATGATCCAAGAAGTGCGTCAAGCATTATACCTGCAACGTTTACGGTATGGATCGTCTAGCGTCACGCATTTCGACGCCTACCGCTGGGCAACAGCAGGCTCAGCGAAAGTACTTGGACGAAATGATGTGGGCGTAATAGCCGTGGGTATGCAAGCTGACTTAGCACTTTTCACACTCGATGAAATGCGCTTTTCCGGTAGCCACGACCCCTTAGCCGCGCTGCTATTATGCGGAGCGCATAAAGCCGATCGCGTTATGGTGGCAGGTCAATGGACCGTTGTTAATGGTGAAATCCCGGGGCTAGATACACAGCAGCTGATTGCTGATCATTCCCAGATGGCTAAGCGGTTGGCAGAGAAGCATAACCTTTAA
- a CDS encoding ABC transporter permease, with protein sequence MDIDLITNILYAMVRTGTPLLIVALGEMVCEKSGVLNLGQEGMMLMGAVAGFITTLLTGSLLFGFIVAMMAGIIMSQLFAMIALGLNANQVATGLALTIFGTGLSAFIGASYVGKPIDGLNAIAIPVLSDIPVIGKMLFAQDLVVYLSFVLFLAIWWFFRSSRPGLVVKAVGENPHAANAIGLPVMRTRYLAVAFGGAMAGLAGGYLSLAYTPLWAENMSAGRGWIALALVVFASWRAERVLLGAYLFGLASILHLVAQGFGFAVSPNLMAMLPYAATVVVLVMLSRNQGRSKMFAPISLGKPFHPAG encoded by the coding sequence ATGGATATCGATCTAATTACCAATATTTTATATGCCATGGTCCGCACTGGCACGCCATTATTAATCGTTGCCTTAGGCGAAATGGTTTGCGAAAAGAGCGGTGTACTTAACCTCGGCCAAGAAGGCATGATGTTGATGGGCGCGGTGGCTGGCTTTATTACCACTTTGCTAACCGGCAGTTTACTCTTTGGTTTTATTGTCGCGATGATGGCTGGCATCATTATGTCGCAGCTATTTGCCATGATAGCGCTTGGCCTGAATGCTAACCAGGTAGCCACAGGTCTGGCCCTGACGATTTTCGGCACGGGTTTGTCAGCCTTTATTGGTGCAAGTTATGTAGGCAAACCCATCGATGGGTTAAATGCGATCGCTATCCCTGTTCTTAGTGATATACCAGTCATTGGCAAAATGCTCTTTGCTCAAGATCTGGTGGTGTATCTTTCCTTTGTGCTCTTCCTCGCGATTTGGTGGTTTTTCCGCTCGAGTCGCCCCGGTCTTGTCGTCAAAGCCGTGGGCGAAAACCCGCATGCAGCAAATGCCATTGGCTTACCTGTAATGCGCACGCGTTATCTTGCCGTTGCGTTTGGCGGAGCCATGGCGGGGCTTGCGGGCGGTTACTTATCGTTGGCTTATACGCCGCTGTGGGCCGAAAACATGAGTGCAGGTCGTGGTTGGATTGCACTCGCACTGGTGGTGTTTGCGAGCTGGCGAGCAGAGCGCGTGCTGTTAGGGGCTTATCTCTTTGGCTTAGCCAGCATTCTTCATTTGGTGGCTCAAGGGTTTGGCTTTGCAGTGTCACCTAACCTAATGGCCATGTTGCCCTATGCGGCTACCGTGGTGGTATTGGTGATGTTGTCGCGTAACCAAGGCCGAAGCAAAATGTTTGCACCTATTTCACTTGGAAAGCCCTTCCATCCGGCGGGCTAA
- a CDS encoding ABC transporter permease, with translation MFFRLEPRGEQSTSMAYLSPVLAGLLTLITGAIFFAVEGQDPLFALKTLLYTPISDVYGLSELCVKAAPIMLCAIGLAVVYRANVWNIGAEGQLLMGGLLASAVAVNVIDVEGIWVLPVVLLAGMVGGGAWAFLAAWLKTRFHANEILTTIMFNYIALNFLIYSVHGPLKDPDGYNFPESAMFGDSALLPTLVEGTRVHAGILFALLAVVVVWVLLSRSFLGFQIKVLGLDASAARLAGFKDKKLVWITMLISGGLAGLAGASEVSGPIGQLVPQISPGYGYAAIIVAFLGRLHPVGILLASLLMALIYMGGEMAQIELGMPLAITGLFQGMLLFYLLACDVLITYRIKLKTQKPTAARG, from the coding sequence ATGTTTTTTCGACTAGAACCGCGGGGCGAGCAATCGACATCAATGGCTTACTTATCGCCTGTCTTGGCTGGCCTGCTCACGCTTATTACGGGCGCTATCTTTTTTGCCGTAGAGGGGCAAGACCCGCTTTTTGCTTTAAAGACATTACTCTATACACCCATCTCCGATGTCTATGGTTTATCCGAGTTATGCGTTAAGGCAGCACCTATTATGTTGTGCGCCATTGGCTTAGCTGTGGTGTACCGCGCTAATGTGTGGAATATCGGGGCTGAGGGGCAGCTGTTAATGGGCGGGCTGTTAGCCAGTGCCGTTGCTGTGAATGTGATTGATGTTGAGGGTATTTGGGTGCTGCCCGTCGTGTTACTAGCAGGCATGGTTGGCGGCGGAGCTTGGGCTTTTTTGGCGGCGTGGTTAAAAACTCGCTTTCATGCCAATGAGATACTGACCACGATTATGTTCAACTATATTGCGCTTAATTTTCTTATCTACAGCGTCCACGGCCCTTTAAAAGACCCCGATGGCTATAACTTCCCCGAGTCAGCGATGTTTGGTGATTCAGCACTGCTGCCTACCTTAGTTGAGGGCACGCGTGTACATGCGGGTATTCTTTTTGCGCTGCTAGCCGTTGTTGTTGTGTGGGTTTTGTTAAGTCGCAGCTTCCTTGGCTTCCAAATAAAAGTACTGGGCCTAGACGCCAGTGCCGCTCGCTTAGCGGGTTTTAAAGATAAAAAACTCGTATGGATTACCATGTTAATTAGTGGCGGGTTAGCCGGGTTAGCCGGCGCTAGTGAAGTGTCAGGGCCAATTGGCCAACTAGTACCTCAAATATCACCCGGTTACGGTTATGCCGCCATCATTGTTGCCTTCTTAGGTCGCTTGCATCCAGTGGGTATTTTATTGGCAAGCTTGTTGATGGCACTTATCTACATGGGGGGAGAAATGGCCCAAATTGAGTTAGGTATGCCGCTCGCCATTACTGGCTTATTTCAAGGAATGCTGCTGTTTTATCTGTTGGCGTGTGATGTGTTGATTACGTATCGCATTAAATTAAAGACCCAAAAGCCAACGGCGGCGCGAGGATAA
- a CDS encoding ABC transporter ATP-binding protein encodes MSSIDDKTEQPMRLSLRGITKQYPGCLANDQIDLEIRAGEIHALLGENGAGKSTLMKVIYGVVKPDAGVMVWEGKPLEVKDPAHARQLGIGMVFQHFSLFETLTVTENIALALGDEAKDMKALSDKIRHVSERYGMALNPDRHIHSLSVGERQRVEIVRCLVQDIKLLILDEPTSVLTPQEVNTLFVTLRQLASEGCSILFISHKLNEVQALCHSATVLRGGRVSGDCIPAQEDPSSMARMMVGDETPISTDYTKVTGQSVFLAVEGLTLFSPDPFGVDLKSIDLQVHAGEIVGIAGVAGNGQEELLAALSGEQSVESPDTIRFADQGVGQLRPEQRRSLGLAFVPEERLGRGAVPDMSLRDNALLTGFLSGLVKRGMVNYKKTEAYAQKIIGDYKVKTPSSETHARSLSGGNLQKFIIGREILQNPKLLVAAHPTWGVDIGAATAIHQALIELRDAGAAILVVSEDIDELFLISDRLCAICDGELSPIKPTADTSLEEVGRWMAGMFATAKAHDLAH; translated from the coding sequence ATGTCGTCGATAGATGATAAGACAGAGCAACCGATGCGCTTATCCTTACGGGGGATTACCAAGCAATACCCGGGCTGCCTTGCCAATGATCAGATTGATCTAGAGATCCGTGCTGGAGAAATACATGCCCTATTAGGTGAGAACGGTGCGGGTAAAAGTACCTTAATGAAGGTTATTTATGGTGTCGTAAAGCCCGATGCTGGCGTGATGGTATGGGAAGGAAAACCGCTAGAAGTTAAAGATCCAGCCCATGCACGTCAGTTAGGCATCGGTATGGTTTTCCAGCATTTTTCCTTGTTCGAAACGTTAACTGTCACCGAGAATATCGCTTTAGCATTGGGCGACGAGGCTAAGGATATGAAAGCCTTGTCGGATAAAATCCGTCACGTGTCAGAACGCTATGGCATGGCGTTGAATCCAGACCGCCATATTCATTCACTATCCGTAGGTGAGCGTCAACGGGTTGAGATTGTTAGGTGCCTTGTACAAGACATAAAGTTGCTGATACTCGATGAGCCAACCTCCGTTTTAACACCACAAGAAGTCAACACGCTGTTTGTTACCCTGCGCCAATTGGCCAGTGAAGGTTGCAGCATTCTATTTATTAGTCACAAATTAAATGAAGTACAGGCCCTGTGTCATTCCGCGACTGTATTACGTGGTGGCCGTGTATCGGGAGACTGTATCCCCGCGCAAGAAGACCCTTCTAGTATGGCGCGTATGATGGTGGGTGATGAAACACCGATCAGCACGGATTATACGAAGGTAACGGGCCAATCAGTATTTTTAGCGGTAGAAGGCTTAACATTGTTTAGCCCTGACCCTTTTGGCGTTGATTTAAAATCTATCGACTTGCAAGTACATGCGGGCGAAATAGTAGGCATTGCCGGTGTTGCTGGAAACGGCCAAGAAGAGTTATTAGCGGCGTTGAGTGGAGAGCAATCGGTTGAAAGCCCCGACACTATTCGGTTTGCGGATCAAGGTGTTGGTCAATTGCGCCCCGAGCAGCGCCGGTCGTTAGGCTTAGCCTTTGTACCAGAAGAACGCCTAGGCCGTGGTGCTGTCCCTGATATGAGCTTGCGCGATAATGCGCTGCTTACCGGTTTCTTATCGGGGTTAGTTAAGCGCGGCATGGTGAACTACAAAAAAACAGAAGCCTATGCTCAAAAAATTATTGGCGATTACAAAGTAAAAACGCCAAGCAGTGAGACCCATGCGCGAAGCTTATCGGGTGGTAATCTGCAAAAGTTCATCATAGGACGAGAGATTCTGCAAAACCCGAAGTTACTGGTTGCCGCCCACCCTACGTGGGGTGTTGATATCGGCGCAGCAACCGCCATCCATCAAGCGCTTATCGAACTGCGCGATGCTGGAGCGGCTATTTTAGTCGTATCAGAAGATATAGATGAGCTGTTTTTGATATCGGATCGTCTATGTGCAATTTGTGATGGTGAACTATCCCCTATCAAACCGACAGCTGATACCTCCCTTGAAGAGGTCGGTCGCTGGATGGCTGGAATGTTCGCAACAGCCAAAGCTCACGACCTAGCTCACTAA
- a CDS encoding PepSY-associated TM helix domain-containing protein — protein MSHDDEIKPKSRTKLWFLVHSWLAMPIWLFVFFVCLTGSIATVSQEIVWLIDPAVRANQPSDKTRILNYDEIIDVVHQASPQVYIERITRPVKSQFALSAVVSYPDSTTATVYINPYTGAIQGTASGFDFRQFIRAVHGWLLLPFDNGYTFYSFGWYIVSFLGIPMLLSLITGLVVYKRFWRGFFSPRLRFNRGSRVFWGDFHRLAGIWSIPFILIISVTGIWFLIQAALFDNSISISSDGPPIYVAREDVPSSIGDEPAMISPSDAVAVVTQAYPNVTAERVSVPGNTYNHYVVDGRSQRYPLIIERFSVNPYNGNIEKAKRLSDHTSLELVTESMRPLHTGDFVGLTLKLVYFFFGLLLTMMVFSGMTIWTKRTFKASQAIIRERSQQKRQRSHQPVLQAKGEAS, from the coding sequence ATGTCCCATGATGATGAAATTAAACCCAAAAGCCGCACTAAATTGTGGTTTTTGGTACACAGTTGGTTAGCGATGCCTATCTGGCTATTTGTTTTTTTTGTTTGTTTAACCGGCTCAATCGCAACCGTTAGCCAAGAAATCGTATGGCTAATTGATCCGGCTGTACGTGCGAATCAACCTTCCGATAAAACACGTATCTTAAATTACGATGAAATAATTGATGTTGTGCATCAAGCTTCTCCGCAAGTTTATATAGAACGAATAACGCGGCCGGTTAAATCTCAGTTTGCGCTCAGTGCCGTCGTTAGCTACCCGGACTCCACAACCGCCACCGTTTATATCAATCCTTACACAGGCGCCATCCAAGGAACCGCCTCGGGGTTTGATTTTCGTCAGTTCATACGGGCTGTGCATGGTTGGCTATTACTGCCATTTGATAATGGATACACCTTCTATAGCTTTGGCTGGTACATCGTCAGCTTTTTAGGCATTCCCATGCTGCTCTCATTGATTACCGGACTTGTGGTGTATAAACGTTTTTGGCGAGGCTTTTTTAGCCCCCGTTTGCGCTTTAACCGTGGGTCTCGCGTATTTTGGGGCGATTTTCACCGTTTAGCAGGTATTTGGTCTATTCCGTTTATTTTAATTATTTCGGTGACCGGTATTTGGTTTCTGATTCAAGCCGCGCTGTTTGATAACAGTATCTCTATTTCAAGTGATGGCCCTCCTATTTATGTTGCGCGTGAGGATGTACCTAGTTCCATAGGGGACGAACCCGCCATGATTAGCCCTAGTGATGCCGTTGCTGTTGTGACTCAAGCCTACCCCAATGTCACAGCTGAGCGCGTGTCAGTGCCGGGCAATACATACAATCATTATGTAGTTGATGGTCGCAGCCAACGCTATCCACTTATCATTGAGCGCTTCTCGGTGAACCCTTATAACGGCAATATCGAAAAAGCTAAGCGCCTATCAGACCATACCTCGCTAGAACTGGTTACGGAATCGATGCGACCGCTGCACACGGGTGATTTTGTCGGTTTAACACTAAAGCTCGTTTATTTTTTCTTTGGCTTATTGCTTACCATGATGGTTTTTAGCGGCATGACTATTTGGACAAAGCGCACCTTTAAAGCTAGCCAGGCAATCATACGAGAGCGATCCCAACAAAAAAGGCAGCGCTCTCATCAGCCAGTTTTACAGGCTAAAGGGGAGGCGTCTTGA
- a CDS encoding DUF6162 family protein, which translates to MSTLVIIKPAGVRHENIGVLLFALLVLGLAAGYIDYSAAPRAAQHSTMTDQIDSRHDLNPIEQGLHADLKAAAEDILWRLAEQEPVTLKDLNDDLIPPFANDVVSQERGGHQWRLVSTPDQDYWLYIGSSAKPSIAGSFALLVNTNLTHNTPPTSKESADAIKASLWFIAKPAPNLPTTDNLLPNHSTIENALKTVGWKQVVSHFDASVTRPGT; encoded by the coding sequence ATGAGTACGCTCGTTATTATCAAACCAGCGGGTGTGCGCCACGAGAACATAGGGGTACTGTTATTCGCGCTATTAGTGCTTGGTTTAGCGGCGGGGTATATTGACTATTCAGCCGCACCTCGCGCTGCGCAGCACTCCACCATGACAGATCAAATTGACTCTCGCCATGATCTCAACCCTATTGAACAAGGTCTGCATGCCGATCTCAAAGCGGCAGCAGAAGACATCCTATGGCGTCTAGCTGAGCAGGAACCTGTGACCCTGAAAGATCTCAACGATGATTTGATTCCCCCTTTTGCAAACGATGTGGTCAGCCAAGAACGGGGAGGCCACCAATGGCGTTTAGTGTCTACTCCCGACCAAGATTACTGGTTATATATTGGCTCAAGCGCCAAACCTTCAATCGCAGGTAGCTTTGCGCTGCTGGTCAATACAAACCTAACCCACAACACACCCCCGACATCCAAGGAATCGGCGGATGCGATCAAAGCCAGCCTGTGGTTTATAGCGAAGCCAGCACCCAATTTACCAACAACAGACAATCTGTTACCCAACCACTCAACTATCGAGAACGCATTAAAAACCGTCGGTTGGAAACAGGTTGTTTCTCACTTTGATGCCAGCGTTACTCGTCCCGGAACTTAA